The proteins below come from a single Crossiella sp. CA-258035 genomic window:
- a CDS encoding C40 family peptidase, translating into MASHRLKRTMRGALAASAVVVAVGIAPTTPALADPELPANASEAMKQLQELAKETEKLAESLHEAQDDLDKKNADLAKANKEAEDASKLGAQAREQEQALRQDVDKVAAADFEGARLSQVEALMTSSSPQVFLEKMYVLDLIAGDNKDAIDKLHATIKQAEDAAKRAVDAKDRAQKATDEAQRIKAELDKRDAELKSRTSKVKAQYDKLTADEKKKLKGPEDNSVIDIPGNSGIAGAALQKALSKRGSPYVYGDEGPSTFDCSGLVYWAYQQVGMTLPRSSSQQARIGTAVPLNAIQAGDLVAYKGHIGISVGNGKMVHAPTTGDVVKIAPLQSGIIAVRRVGVGS; encoded by the coding sequence GTGGCGTCGCATCGACTCAAGCGCACGATGCGCGGGGCCCTCGCGGCCTCAGCAGTGGTCGTAGCTGTAGGCATCGCGCCGACGACCCCCGCGCTGGCCGACCCGGAACTGCCCGCCAACGCCTCCGAGGCGATGAAGCAGCTCCAGGAACTGGCCAAGGAGACCGAGAAGCTCGCGGAATCCCTGCACGAGGCCCAGGACGACCTGGACAAGAAGAACGCGGACCTGGCCAAGGCCAACAAGGAGGCCGAGGACGCCAGCAAGCTGGGCGCCCAGGCTCGCGAGCAGGAGCAGGCACTCCGCCAGGACGTCGACAAGGTCGCCGCCGCCGACTTCGAGGGCGCCCGGCTGAGCCAGGTCGAAGCGCTGATGACCTCGTCGTCGCCGCAGGTGTTCCTGGAGAAGATGTACGTGCTGGACCTGATCGCGGGCGACAACAAGGACGCGATCGACAAGCTGCACGCGACCATCAAGCAGGCCGAGGACGCGGCCAAGCGGGCGGTGGACGCCAAGGACCGCGCGCAGAAGGCCACCGACGAGGCCCAGCGGATCAAGGCCGAGCTGGACAAGCGCGACGCCGAGCTGAAGAGCCGCACGTCCAAGGTGAAGGCGCAGTACGACAAGCTCACCGCGGACGAGAAGAAGAAGCTCAAGGGGCCCGAGGACAACTCGGTCATCGACATCCCCGGCAACAGCGGCATCGCGGGCGCGGCGCTGCAGAAGGCGCTGAGCAAGCGCGGCTCGCCCTACGTCTACGGCGACGAGGGTCCGAGCACCTTCGACTGCTCCGGCCTGGTCTACTGGGCGTACCAGCAGGTCGGCATGACGCTGCCGCGGTCGAGCTCGCAGCAGGCCCGGATCGGCACCGCGGTGCCGCTCAACGCGATCCAGGCGGGCGACCTGGTGGCCTACAAGGGCCACATCGGCATCTCGGTCGGCAACGGCAAGATGGTGCACGCGCCCACCACCGGTGACGTGGTCAAGATCGCCCCGCTGCAGAGCGGGATCATCGCGGTCCGCCGGGTCGGGGTCGGGTCCTGA
- a CDS encoding basic secretory protein-like protein, with translation MSGVGRYRSWLVAAVAAVLLAGLAVVATPQARDVVGPGPQVTTLDAAGRPVPPEAPATSAEAPRAAAVAELLRRRAEAVLRRDEATFLATLDPNADSAFGTAQRNLFVNLAGVPLSSWRYQVEPAEALGTSGLTSYAPDADELYSPRVELSYAIGGGDAVATSRPMGYLFARYGDSWYLTSDSALEAQGRRTWRGPWDFGPCQVLTTNSGIVLGHRANQALAQRVAKELDAAVRAVSEVWGREWSQRVVVVLPETTRELQATVGSEFAVDSIAAVALADRVDHEQQLVEGARIVFNPKTATRLSASALRVVLRHEITHVAARAATVDGAPMWLLEGFADYVGYRGSGIAPTEAAPDLTRRVRAQDGVLDLPADTDFRSGGQRLDVAYQSSWSLSAHIAERYGEATLVELYRRLARAGQTDTAGQDRILREVLGVDRAKLLIGWREFLRKTYG, from the coding sequence GTGTCCGGGGTTGGCCGGTACAGGAGTTGGCTGGTCGCCGCGGTGGCCGCCGTGCTGCTTGCTGGGCTGGCCGTGGTCGCCACCCCGCAGGCCAGGGACGTCGTCGGCCCCGGGCCTCAGGTCACCACCCTGGACGCGGCGGGCCGCCCGGTTCCCCCAGAGGCGCCCGCCACCTCGGCGGAGGCCCCGCGCGCGGCCGCGGTGGCCGAGCTGCTGCGCCGCCGGGCCGAGGCGGTGCTGCGCAGGGACGAGGCCACCTTCCTGGCCACCCTCGACCCCAACGCCGACTCCGCCTTCGGCACCGCCCAGCGCAACCTGTTCGTCAACCTGGCCGGGGTGCCGCTGAGCAGCTGGCGCTACCAGGTCGAGCCGGCCGAGGCGCTGGGCACCTCGGGGCTGACCTCCTACGCCCCCGACGCCGACGAGCTGTACTCGCCAAGGGTCGAGCTGAGCTACGCCATCGGCGGCGGCGACGCGGTGGCCACCAGCAGGCCGATGGGCTACCTGTTCGCCCGCTACGGCGACAGCTGGTACCTGACCTCGGACTCGGCGCTGGAGGCCCAGGGCCGCCGGACCTGGCGCGGGCCGTGGGACTTCGGGCCCTGCCAGGTGCTGACCACCAACTCCGGCATCGTGCTCGGCCACCGCGCCAACCAGGCGCTGGCCCAGCGGGTGGCCAAGGAGCTGGACGCGGCGGTGCGCGCGGTCAGCGAGGTGTGGGGCCGGGAGTGGTCGCAGCGGGTGGTCGTGGTGCTGCCGGAGACCACCAGGGAGCTGCAGGCCACGGTCGGCTCGGAGTTCGCGGTGGACTCCATCGCCGCGGTCGCCCTGGCCGACCGGGTGGACCACGAGCAGCAGCTGGTCGAGGGCGCCCGGATCGTGTTCAACCCCAAGACCGCCACCCGCCTGTCGGCCAGCGCGCTGCGGGTGGTGCTGCGGCACGAGATCACCCACGTGGCCGCCCGCGCCGCCACCGTGGACGGCGCGCCGATGTGGCTGCTGGAGGGCTTCGCCGACTACGTGGGCTACCGCGGCTCCGGCATCGCCCCCACCGAGGCCGCCCCCGACCTGACCCGCCGGGTGCGCGCCCAGGACGGCGTGCTGGACCTGCCCGCTGACACCGACTTCCGCTCCGGCGGCCAGCGCCTGGACGTGGCCTACCAGTCCTCGTGGTCGCTGTCGGCGCACATCGCCGAGCGCTACGGCGAGGCCACGCTGGTGGAGCTGTACCGGCGGCTGGCCAGGGCGGGCCAGACCGACACCGCGGGACAGGACCGGATACTGCGCGAAGTGCTCGGCGTGGACCGCGCGAAACTCCTCATCGGCTGGCGAGAGTTCCTGCGCAAGACATACGGCTAA